From the Telopea speciosissima isolate NSW1024214 ecotype Mountain lineage chromosome 9, Tspe_v1, whole genome shotgun sequence genome, the window ATAGATGTCGAGCCATTTCGACATGCCAGCCGCAACGACAGTTAATGGAGTGTTCAAATAACCACTCGGACGGTCACGGAGAGCAGCAAAGAACAACGGTCCCACAGTGCAAACTAGATTTCCCCGAAGGCGTTGAATTGTCGCCAGCTCTTCCGGTGTGGGACTCATGCAACCTCTCTTAATTTTGATTGAAATCCCCCGAATCATATCAGTAAATAATTTCGACAAAGAGAAAGCGACTGCAACAACGGTCGTGACTCTGCGTGTTGAATCGGATAGAAGCGTCGAAATAGGGTTTGATTCTGTTGATGGCTCGGTAGAAGTTACAGGAGCAGAGGAAGAGGCAGAAACCCTAAGCAGGTTATAGGGTTTGATTCTCTGGAGCGTTAAACCGAGGGGTTTTAgggaagggagaggagagaagCCTAGGGTGGATGGATGATGTTGTGCTAATCTCGGCCGAGGAGgcaaactagggtttgggtttgggtttgggtttcgaAGGAGAGCTTCAGAGGCCATGAGAGACGCCATTTTGCCTCCAACTCGGAGAACAAATTAAGTACCGTAAAACTTGTCAATAAGAGGAATGGAGGATTGGGGTTTCAGATTAATGTCTGTTAAAAAGAGGAGTTATTAATTAGGTTGGAGAGTTCCAGACCCATCCAACGGTGGAGAAGATTTGGATACGTATCGCTCGATAGATTCAAAAGTAACTTATTTTTCTTACTCATCCGATAAGAATAAATGTATGAGTTTTCCATCCCACGTATCCAACAGTTACATCCTTGGTATGAAAATAATACAatttttccatttgtttttttgtcatTCTCACTTTTATCCGGCACACAAACGGACCCTTAACTTTTTTACATGTCCTTCATTTCGGCATGTCGTGGGGAACGCAATAGATTAGGAACTGACGCCTAggcctgtgtgtgtgtgtgtgtgtgtgtgagacaGAGCAAAGCTTTTAAGAAGACATGCCGGCTAGCGCAACACTGATCGGAGCTCTCCTGGGTTTCGGCACCCAGGTGTACTCAAACGGCCTCCGTAAACTTCCTCTAATGAGGCGTAAGTTATTaagatttttgaaagaaaaactaTGAAGATCCCTAATGTAAATCATTTCAAATTCTTGTCCTCTCTCTTATGTTGTTGTTTGCTTTATTGGATTGGGTTTCAGATCCGTGGGAGCATGTTTTAGGGATGGGCCTCGGCGCAATCTTTGCGAACCAGCTCGTCAAATGGGATGTCAAGCTTCAGGAGGATCTTGACAAGATGCTCGAGAAGGCCAAGGCAGCCAACGAGCGCCGTTATCTTGGTCCGTCACAATTCttccctgatttttttttccccccctttttcgTTCTCTTTCAGTTGATGTGGTTTCAAACCGGTCTGTTGTTCTGTGaatttaaatgaataaataacAAGTGTCGTGTTTTACTTGCTGTATTGAATCCTATAATTAAATTGGTCCCTCCATTGCTCTCTGAAGCTTATAGAAACCCCTGAACAGACCTAGCAATGGTTTGGAAGAGAGACTTCTCAAATACTGGATTTAGTTTTGCGTCCCCTtgcaaattttttgtttctcattCACCATGGAGAGGACTTTTGAGTTTTTCAGCTCATTATTTGGATTTTGAATGATTTTCTTTGGCGAAGGCCTCATGAGCTACTAAAAAAACAAGGTCTCACGAGCTACTAAAAAAATCAGCTGGCGAACTATCCGCCAAAAATAGAGTTGCTAGCTATAGAGAAACAACTTGACATCCACTCACCAAATGATTTTAGAACCACATGTCAATCAAGTACTGAACAAACTTTAGAAACGCATGAACATGCGCTGTATTCAGATTGGTTTCACAAACAACACCTGCAGTGCCTTCTCTATATTCAGACTCCAAAAATTGATCGGCTACTTAATGCAGATAAATCACAGATGTGCCCTTATTTTAGtcttgggttgggttctatacatgttgggcctttggtcaaATGGGTTCTCTgtgtaatagaccactttaatgggcctaaaatatgggtagaaggtaGGAATACAATTTTTACTTAACTAGTTTAGTTAGATATTTGGGTCAGTTTATATTATCTTATCAGTACAggattggtttaggcctttctttttttttttttttttttttgagtttgagtctgtttttgaatcttctatataaatttgtaaggGGCAAtagccttgtacacgaatttaagtaattaatttgGCTTGTTTCCTTTGGTTCTGTTGTGATTCAGAATGCTCCCTACTGTGGTGACTTAGTAGGTACCCTGGTGGTGACTCCAAGAACCATTGGTCGTGACTCCAAGGTTGGGGTACTGGTGGCGATTCCAACCCTGCAGATTAGGTGGTGATTGCTGTTTAtatcttttgtttatttctaTTCTATTTCAGAATCAGtttcaaaagccaaaaaaagtcCTATCTTTCCCATCAAATTCTAGTTTTCGATTTCAACTCGGATTTCTCCAAATCTCATGTTTTAAAATTGATTTCTaaattttggtttcagttttctgttcTGCTATTATTTCTGAGTCTTGTGATGGTTTCAAAAGCTGAACTTTCCAATTAAAATCTGCAATCCTACTGCAACAAGGATTCAttcaattttcagatttttggtTCTGTTCTGGaaaatttgttttaatattCTGTTACCGTTCAATCAGCTATTAGAGCCTTTGTTGATTGCTTTTTAGAGCCCCAATTCTGTCTATCGATTCTGCAGTCGTTGAGTTGTCCTTAACCAAGTAGGATTACTCCATAAGTTTGAATCTGACAATTAGATTTTGACTACTCTTCGCAGAGATCTTCTACACTAAACCCTTTGACATTTTTATTGGCCAAATCAGACCTACTGGTATTCTGTTATTAGCTTTCTGTTCAAATCATGTTTGTCCTTTTCCCACCCTGCGATCCTGTCACAAGTTGATCTCCCACTGGATTTCACTGGTTCGGGATTAGCACTGCATTACTACTACTCTTAGTAAACCACTTAAATCTCATTGATGTATACTGTAGCTTTTAAAGTTTGTCTTATTGAATGAATCAGTTATTGTGGCTGGACTTACCTGATCACACTAGATGAATTCATAATTCTGAGAGGGATTTTTGGGAattgtttttgttattttaatgtATAGTTGACGTGCTCTTGTCCAATGCAATTTCATGATCACCTATTTGAAGGGAGGAATAAGGGAGGAAGAAAGTAAAGGATGTAGGCTAGGTTACCAAGCTGTAGGCTGTAGAATGGTTTTATATGATCACAAGGGAGAAACCAGAACTAGAGTGGGCTATTTCACTGGTATGAGCAGAGGATGTCTGTTTCACATTATGcttgggaaaaacaaaaaactggaTGATGTGAATGAGCAGAGTTGATGAGATTAAGAGTGCTAAAAAAACAGGACAAGTTTGGGCTATGTAGATCAGATACCAACCTCCAGTTGGGATGAGGTCGTTTTCTGGAATCTTTTGAGATTCCAGTCATGAACAGCGTAGAAATCATTGATGTTTTAGATTAGGCAAATGAGATGGCAACCCAACACTCCTACAGAAACTCAATCCCCAAATTTATCTCCCTGATTGGAAGGAGGAAGTGGAGCTGACTTGGAATGGAAGTTACCAGAATGCCCTCCATTCCAACctatttcattaatcaagtGGTGAACGTAATGAAAGGAAAATTACAGGATTTGCCGTCAATACAGTACTGAAGGCCAAAAATGTCTGGTTGGTGGCTAATTTTAATCAGTCAGGATTACAAGAAGACGGACCCtaaatttatgtatttatttatctattaaTGGAAGCTCTGGCAGTTGTTCTGTCTCTTTAGATTTAGTATAGTTCCATAACCAGGCCTTTCAAATGGTAGAACAAAGTGGACTCAGGGAGATATGATTAGAAAAGATATGAATGGCTTTGAGCCAAACAACagatgggagagggttctctgagcaagtggTATAGTGGAGTGCACAAATGATGAGTGAAAAAACAATTTTGTGCATAGGAgggcagcaaggtcatttcatgtgaggagagagatagagagagatggtgCTACCGTACCCTCCCCTGgcggctcagagaaccttttccaaTAACAAATATGATAATGGTGAAACATTGTAGTTGACTCCATTCAATTGGGATACTCCTTTGTTTAGTTAAATTTTTATTCTATTGCAAGAATGCTTTTCAGATGCAAAATGAGAGGGCTTTGAGAATGACAATGATATTTGATAAAGGAGTTGATGGGGTTAGTGGTTGGGACTCACCAACCCCCTTTCTAATATGTACTAATGCAgacaaggtactaaaactcggaactcggtcccttgaaaaaccgagtcgagtcgagatctaggtgaaatctcgccgagttggtgcatttttttttccgactcgaagcctcaactcggtgggttttagacctagtttgggtctgaaacttggtattcagcctattttaggccatttaaacacaatggcactatcagattttgcaaaaacaaagtccatataggagttatgtaccggtcaaacttaatttggtgtgcacgaatgctgtcaaaatcgctctgattgaaaatattttcttggacatcaaaacaaatgaatattttaccgcacttttggtttttagcaatgttttaccatattaagatttatagaatttttagatctGAGAAAAACccaagcattagaaagttgaaaattgcacctaccgccgaaaattcagtttttgttcttgaactggggggttaactttttttacttttggaatttgattttttaactatttttattggattcaaataggggggtatttgcttatttatgaataatatcttaagtaaatgaaataaaaatacaaaaacatttacttaaatgatattaaggtataaataagtgtctgtcttagttcctggtctaaataagtgtctgtataccaaagtttgcatagataggtgtctgtataccaagattttccaccaagatctcgacatctggcactcatgtaaaggagtttgggtcgagattctcgaggtctcggcgagatctcgagttctcggtcgagttgttgcacttttgcaactcgtctcggtttctcaaaaaaccgagaaactcgccgagatctcggcgagatctcgaactATATGCAGAGGCTTTATCAAGAGTAAGCTACATACTAGATGGTGTACTAATAGCAAATGAGTACTTTTCAAGCTTGAGAGGGTGGCTGAGACATTTGTAAGATTATTCTTCGAAAGGCATATGATCATCTACAATGGAGATGCAAGAATTTATAGGCTttgtttgaaaataaaattatgttgaGGGATGCATTTCCTTAGACAACTTGGCTACTATAAGTGGTagctttattatttgttttagaGTTCATGAGGGAATCTACTCTACTACCCTTTTTTATCATTTCGGTGATTTCCTTTGGAATGTTGTGTGAtagatgtattcctttaaaacttaaaggaaaattttattggaCAGCCATACGACCTGCTGAAATGTATGGTGCAGAGTGTTGGCCAGTTAAGAAACATCATGTAGATACActcagtgtagcagagatgaggatgttgagatggatgtgtggcaaaactaggaaggataaagtaaggaatgatcatattagaactGATTTGGGTGTaactccgatacatgataagttatgagaaagtcgtttgaggtggtatggccatgttcaacaaaggcctttggatgctccaatatgGAGGAGTCGTttaattcaaattgaaggaactaaaagagctaggggtaaaCCTAAAATGGCCCTAGGAAATGTGGTGAGGAAcaacatgcatagcttaggccttgtatcaagtatgacctcgaatagagttgattggagagcaaagatccatgtacCCGACCCCGTTTCGTTGGGATAAGGATGAGTTGTTGTTGGTGAATTCCTTTGTAAGATGCTATCATTGGGAGAGGAATTATGGCTCATTGCATAATCATTATCAAGGAAGGGGATAAAAGGATGTCATGAATTTAAGGCTCCGATCTTCATCTTCAGAGACCTTGTGAGTGGTCAAAAC encodes:
- the LOC122639922 gene encoding ylmG homolog protein 1-2, chloroplastic-like, with product MASLMASEALLRNPNPNPNPSLPPRPRLAQHHPSTLGFSPLPSLKPLGLTLQRIKPYNLLRVSASSSAPVTSTEPSTESNPISTLLSDSTRRVTTVVAVAFSLSKLFTDMIRGISIKIKRGCMSPTPEELATIQRLRGNLVCTVGPLFFAALRDRPSGYLNTPLTVVAAGMSKWLDIYSGVLMVRVLLSWFPNIPWDRQPLSAIRDLCDPYLNLFRNIIPPVFDTLDVSPLLAFAVLGTLGSILNNSRGSY
- the LOC122639923 gene encoding uncharacterized protein LOC122639923, whose product is MPASATLIGALLGFGTQVYSNGLRKLPLMRHPWEHVLGMGLGAIFANQLVKWDVKLQEDLDKMLEKAKAANERRYLDADED